One Fontisphaera persica DNA window includes the following coding sequences:
- a CDS encoding LysM peptidoglycan-binding domain-containing protein: MCARLRSWFRRAWPLFLLAVAGGWGCFPPTDSALDEAKEPYYVLGLRKLGSFDYKGAVEAFEKAVEANPRSASAHFQLGVLYEQKIAEENSYAIAIYHYNKFLQLRPRSAHAEIVKQRIIACKQELAKPIALAPGAQSVLRDIERLKVENAQLRSQLEAWVAYATNRAALAPPPVAPSPMPPGTSTPAATNPPTTVSHPLAPSPSVATNRPSAMRTHKVQANETPAAIARKYGISLRALMDANPGVDARRLKIGQVLNIPPS; the protein is encoded by the coding sequence ATGTGTGCACGGCTGCGGAGCTGGTTCAGGCGTGCCTGGCCGCTGTTCCTATTGGCGGTGGCGGGCGGCTGGGGGTGTTTTCCCCCGACCGACTCGGCCTTGGACGAGGCCAAGGAGCCGTACTACGTGCTCGGCCTGCGCAAACTGGGAAGCTTTGACTACAAGGGCGCAGTCGAGGCTTTTGAGAAGGCGGTCGAGGCCAACCCGCGCTCGGCCTCGGCGCATTTCCAACTGGGAGTGCTTTACGAGCAGAAAATTGCCGAGGAAAACTCCTACGCCATCGCCATTTACCATTACAATAAATTCCTCCAACTGCGCCCGCGCTCGGCCCATGCGGAAATCGTCAAACAGCGCATCATTGCCTGCAAACAGGAGCTGGCCAAACCCATCGCGCTGGCCCCCGGCGCCCAATCGGTCTTGCGGGACATTGAACGGCTGAAAGTGGAAAATGCCCAGTTGCGCAGCCAGTTGGAAGCCTGGGTGGCCTACGCCACCAACCGCGCCGCCCTGGCGCCACCGCCCGTGGCGCCGTCACCCATGCCTCCCGGCACTTCCACGCCCGCGGCAACCAATCCGCCGACGACGGTGTCCCACCCCCTTGCGCCCAGCCCCTCGGTGGCCACCAACCGCCCCTCCGCCATGCGCACCCACAAGGTGCAAGCCAATGAAACCCCCGCCGCCATTGCCCGCAAATATGGCATCTCCTTGCGCGCCTTGATGGATGCCAACCCGGGCGTGGACGCCCGCCGCCTGAAAATCGGCCAGGTGCTCAACATCCCGCCGTCCTGA
- a CDS encoding VIT domain-containing protein yields MKRAALLALVLGLTLPAVMPGRAAGLIIVHEPDFWTRPIIWPPPYPPYPPPPRPPRPLPPPVWAPLEITATRADITIKDQVAVTTVEQEFYNPNARQLEGTFLFPVPRGAQLRKFTMDINGKPMEAELLAADKARGIYEDIVRRLRDPALLEYAGRDLYKVRIFPIEPHGKKRITVTYQQLLKADAGLVAYTLPLSTEKFSAAPVKNLSFKLTLETTRPLKTLYSPSHKVEIKRDGARRAVIGHEATQVKPDTDFQLYYSVEEGEFGVSLLTHRRAGEEGFFLALLSPPPESGKEKPAPKDILFVVDTSGSMSGAKMEQARKALRYCVENLNEEDRFDVIRFATETEALFQELKPANKEHRQKAQEFINGLRAAGGTAIHDALLQALRKKPAGDQRPFLVIFLTDGQPTVGETDAEAILKSALKAREGVTRVFCFGIGTDVNTHLLDLLAENTRAASQYVLPEEDLEVKLSQFYAKISEPVLTNPTLTFDGPVKVRQVHPSPLPDVFRGDQVVVAGRFEGQGAVTIILEGQMKGQPRRFTFPVKFAESEDHDFIPRLWATRRVGFLLDEIRLRGENKELKDEVTELARRYGIVTPYTAYLIVEDEQRRNVAATQQTMRWLAEDRAAQRELSLAYEEGRRQRAGDLAVAGAQASASLKSAERAHDAMLYSGRAVLRAAPMAVPGAAGGGMVRGQPASPEQAALAAQQFAAVSRFVGGRTFYQNGAQWVDAEAQKLKDQTPIKIVFASPEYFELLRKYPQTAAWFSLGANLQIVLDGKLYEIVEASPTATP; encoded by the coding sequence ATGAAACGCGCAGCGCTATTGGCCCTGGTATTGGGATTGACTCTGCCGGCGGTTATGCCCGGCCGCGCCGCCGGATTAATCATCGTGCATGAGCCGGATTTCTGGACTCGCCCCATCATCTGGCCTCCGCCGTACCCCCCCTACCCGCCCCCGCCGCGGCCGCCGCGGCCGCTTCCGCCGCCGGTGTGGGCGCCGCTGGAGATTACGGCCACGCGGGCGGACATCACCATCAAGGACCAGGTGGCGGTGACCACGGTGGAACAGGAGTTTTACAACCCCAATGCGCGGCAGTTGGAGGGGACATTCCTGTTTCCGGTGCCGCGCGGGGCGCAGCTCCGCAAATTCACCATGGACATCAATGGCAAACCGATGGAAGCCGAGTTGCTGGCGGCGGACAAGGCCAGGGGCATTTATGAGGATATTGTACGCCGCTTGCGGGACCCGGCTCTCCTGGAGTACGCCGGGCGCGATTTGTACAAAGTGCGTATTTTTCCCATTGAACCCCACGGCAAAAAGCGCATCACCGTCACTTATCAACAGTTGCTCAAGGCCGATGCCGGCCTGGTGGCCTACACCCTGCCGTTGTCCACGGAAAAATTTTCCGCCGCGCCCGTAAAGAACCTCAGTTTCAAACTCACTCTGGAAACCACGCGCCCGCTCAAGACGTTGTATTCCCCCAGTCACAAGGTGGAAATCAAGCGCGACGGCGCCCGCCGGGCGGTGATTGGCCATGAGGCCACCCAGGTCAAGCCGGACACCGATTTCCAACTGTATTATTCCGTGGAGGAAGGCGAATTTGGTGTGAGCCTGTTGACCCACCGGCGGGCGGGCGAAGAAGGTTTCTTCCTCGCGTTGCTGTCTCCGCCGCCGGAGAGCGGCAAGGAAAAACCTGCGCCCAAAGACATTCTCTTTGTGGTAGATACCTCCGGCTCCATGTCAGGCGCCAAGATGGAGCAGGCGCGGAAGGCGCTGCGTTATTGCGTGGAGAATCTGAATGAGGAGGACCGCTTTGATGTGATTCGCTTTGCCACGGAAACCGAGGCGCTGTTTCAGGAGCTGAAGCCGGCCAACAAGGAGCATCGCCAGAAGGCGCAGGAGTTCATCAACGGTTTGCGCGCGGCGGGGGGCACGGCCATTCATGATGCGCTGCTGCAGGCCCTGCGCAAAAAGCCGGCGGGCGACCAGCGGCCGTTTCTGGTCATTTTCCTGACGGACGGCCAGCCCACGGTGGGCGAGACGGATGCGGAGGCCATTCTCAAGAGCGCGCTCAAGGCGCGGGAAGGGGTGACGCGCGTGTTTTGCTTTGGCATCGGCACCGATGTGAACACGCATTTGCTGGATTTACTGGCAGAAAACACCCGCGCTGCCAGCCAGTATGTTTTGCCCGAGGAGGATTTGGAGGTGAAGCTCTCCCAGTTTTACGCCAAGATTAGCGAGCCAGTACTGACCAATCCCACCCTCACCTTTGATGGTCCGGTCAAGGTGCGGCAAGTGCATCCCAGCCCGCTGCCCGATGTGTTTCGCGGCGACCAAGTCGTGGTGGCGGGACGCTTTGAGGGCCAGGGGGCGGTGACCATCATCCTCGAGGGCCAGATGAAGGGACAACCCCGGCGTTTTACCTTCCCCGTCAAGTTTGCGGAGAGCGAAGACCACGATTTTATCCCCCGCCTCTGGGCCACGCGCCGGGTGGGCTTCTTGTTGGATGAAATCCGGTTGCGCGGCGAGAACAAGGAATTGAAGGATGAAGTCACCGAGCTGGCGCGGCGGTATGGCATCGTCACGCCGTACACGGCTTATTTGATTGTGGAGGATGAGCAGCGCCGCAACGTGGCCGCCACCCAGCAAACCATGCGCTGGCTGGCTGAAGACCGGGCGGCGCAGCGCGAGCTTTCCCTGGCCTACGAAGAAGGCCGCCGCCAGCGGGCGGGTGACCTGGCGGTGGCGGGGGCGCAGGCCTCTGCCAGTCTCAAGAGCGCCGAGCGTGCCCACGACGCCATGCTTTATAGTGGCCGGGCTGTCCTGCGGGCGGCGCCCATGGCCGTCCCCGGCGCGGCTGGCGGTGGCATGGTGCGCGGCCAGCCGGCGTCACCAGAACAAGCCGCCCTGGCCGCCCAGCAATTCGCCGCCGTCTCCCGCTTTGTCGGCGGTCGCACCTTCTACCAGAATGGCGCGCAATGGGTGGATGCCGAAGCGCAAAAGCTCAAAGACCAAACGCCCATCAAAATTGTGTTTGCATCGCCGGAATACTTTGAGTTGTTGCGCAAATATCCACAAACCGCGGCGTGGTTCAGCCTGGGCGCGAATTTGCAAATTGTCCTGGACGGCAAGCTCTACGAGATTGTGGAGGCCAGCCCCACGGCCACGCCGTAA
- a CDS encoding ABC transporter ATP-binding protein: MIELVHLVKKFGDLVAVNDISLTVPRGEFFAVLGPNAAGKTTTIKMLTGLIKPTSGCARISGFDVQQQPLEARRRLAYVPDFPFLYEKLTPWEFLRFIGQLFLMPPAELDHKARALVARFQLEEYLHKPIEGLSHGTRQRTAIAAALLHDPEVFVIDEPMVGLDPHHARIVKDTLKERSLQGMTVFVSTHQLSVAEEIADRIGIIHQGRLIAVGTAEELRKKSGADGPLEDAFLALTEASNHAQ, translated from the coding sequence ATGATTGAGCTGGTGCATCTGGTGAAAAAGTTTGGCGACCTCGTCGCCGTCAATGACATTTCCCTCACCGTGCCGCGCGGCGAATTCTTTGCCGTCCTGGGGCCGAACGCCGCCGGCAAAACCACCACCATCAAGATGCTCACCGGCCTCATCAAACCCACCAGCGGCTGCGCCCGCATCAGCGGCTTTGACGTCCAACAGCAACCCTTGGAAGCCCGCCGCCGCCTGGCCTATGTGCCGGACTTTCCCTTCCTCTACGAAAAACTCACGCCTTGGGAATTCCTGCGATTCATCGGCCAGTTGTTTCTCATGCCCCCCGCCGAACTGGACCACAAGGCGCGGGCGCTGGTGGCCCGGTTTCAACTGGAAGAATACCTGCACAAACCCATCGAAGGACTGTCCCACGGGACCCGCCAGCGCACCGCCATCGCCGCCGCCCTCCTCCATGACCCCGAGGTGTTTGTGATTGACGAACCCATGGTGGGGCTGGACCCCCACCATGCCCGCATCGTCAAAGACACCCTCAAAGAACGCTCCCTGCAGGGCATGACTGTCTTCGTCTCCACCCACCAGCTTAGCGTGGCCGAGGAAATCGCCGACCGCATCGGCATCATCCACCAGGGCCGCCTCATTGCGGTGGGCACGGCGGAAGAATTGCGGAAAAAGAGCGGCGCGGACGGCCCGCTCGAAGACGCCTTCCTGGCGCTGACCGAAGCCAGCAACCATGCCCAGTAA
- a CDS encoding DNA-methyltransferase, which yields MQSHTFNSGSTVQKLVLGDARRLQFIDDESVHLVVTSPPYWNLKRYNEHPEQLGHVQDYEVFLQELNKVWQEVYRILVPGGRLVCVVGDVCVSRRTFGRHVVFPLHADICVACRRLGFDNLNPIIWHKIANASYEANGNGAGFLGKPYEPNAIIKNDIEFILMQRKPGGYRQPTQEQREKSKLSKEEYGAWFRQIWSLTGASTREHPAPFPYELAYRLIRMFSFHGDTVCDPFCGTGTTLLAAAKTERHGIGVEIDVNYVRLAARRLKHELGGLFDQTSLQCYRVEAAEVVQLREDPGTYRISKTTQKAAGGVD from the coding sequence ATGCAATCGCACACGTTTAATTCGGGATCAACCGTCCAAAAGCTGGTGCTGGGCGATGCTCGGCGGCTTCAGTTTATTGATGACGAGAGCGTTCACCTGGTGGTGACCTCGCCTCCCTACTGGAACCTCAAGCGTTACAACGAGCATCCGGAACAGCTTGGCCATGTCCAGGATTATGAGGTTTTCCTGCAAGAATTGAACAAGGTTTGGCAGGAGGTTTATCGCATCCTCGTGCCCGGGGGACGACTGGTTTGCGTGGTGGGCGACGTGTGCGTTTCACGCCGAACCTTTGGACGTCATGTGGTCTTTCCGCTGCATGCGGATATTTGCGTGGCCTGCCGCCGATTGGGCTTCGACAACCTCAATCCCATCATCTGGCATAAAATCGCCAATGCCTCATATGAGGCCAACGGCAATGGCGCGGGTTTTCTGGGCAAGCCGTATGAGCCAAACGCGATCATCAAGAATGACATTGAGTTCATTTTGATGCAGCGCAAACCGGGGGGATACCGGCAGCCAACCCAGGAGCAACGCGAGAAAAGCAAACTTTCCAAGGAAGAATACGGCGCCTGGTTTCGTCAAATATGGAGTCTCACCGGCGCCTCCACGCGCGAACACCCCGCGCCTTTTCCCTACGAACTTGCTTATCGTCTGATACGCATGTTCTCCTTCCACGGCGACACGGTTTGCGACCCGTTTTGCGGCACCGGCACCACGCTCCTGGCAGCCGCCAAGACCGAACGCCACGGCATCGGCGTCGAGATTGATGTCAACTACGTGCGCTTGGCGGCCCGGCGCCTTAAGCACGAACTAGGCGGACTTTTTGACCAAACCTCCTTGCAATGCTACCGCGTGGAGGCTGCCGAAGTCGTTCAACTCCGCGAAGACCCTGGCACCTACCGCATTTCTAAAACCACCCAAAAGGCAGCAGGTGGAGTTGATTAA
- a CDS encoding adenylate kinase: MAKANKAYVLFGAPGSGKGTQAEQLVKHYGFVHVATGDLFRENLKQNTPLGQLAKGYMEKGALVPDDVTARMLKERLQRGDEAPAYLLDGFPRTLPQAQMLEEILRELGIRLAAVIFIQTSDDLIVRRLGGRLICKACQTPYHKTNRPPKKEGICDRCGGELYQRADDNPDTVRARLATFHSQTAPLIEYYKKAGLLHPVNGEISAEQTLQEISEILKKY, from the coding sequence ATGGCAAAAGCAAACAAAGCCTATGTGTTGTTTGGCGCCCCCGGCTCGGGCAAGGGCACGCAAGCCGAACAATTGGTCAAGCATTACGGATTTGTGCACGTGGCGACGGGAGATTTGTTTCGGGAAAACCTGAAGCAAAACACCCCGCTGGGACAACTGGCCAAGGGCTACATGGAGAAAGGCGCCCTGGTGCCGGACGATGTGACGGCCCGGATGCTCAAGGAGCGGCTGCAACGCGGAGACGAAGCGCCCGCGTATTTGCTGGACGGTTTTCCGCGCACACTCCCCCAGGCGCAAATGCTGGAGGAGATTTTGCGCGAGCTGGGCATCCGCCTGGCGGCGGTGATTTTTATTCAGACCAGCGATGATTTGATTGTCCGGCGGCTGGGCGGGCGCTTGATTTGCAAAGCCTGCCAGACGCCTTACCACAAGACCAATCGTCCCCCCAAAAAAGAAGGTATTTGCGACCGCTGCGGCGGGGAGTTATATCAACGGGCGGATGACAATCCAGACACGGTGCGGGCGCGGCTGGCCACCTTTCACTCGCAGACAGCGCCGCTGATTGAGTACTATAAAAAGGCGGGGCTGCTGCATCCGGTGAACGGCGAAATCAGCGCCGAGCAAACGCTGCAGGAAATCAGTGAGATACTGAAAAAGTATTGA
- a CDS encoding PaeR7I family type II restriction endonuclease: MNFDSVIADLDARTAEAVAFYWQTRQRQASKEAPRDKSTQGRRPAVTGGAQMDRFLEFIADYLIKVGIPPCSIHFESRLELPGFFRPTKKWDLVVVKNDQLLVALEAKSQVGSFGNNFNNRTEEAMGSALDLWTAFRERAFNPSVSPWLGYLFLLQDCEASRRAVMTEEPHFPVFPEFKNSSYATRYEWFCRKLVRERHYTASAFLLSKDDQGRNGQYTQPASDLTIQHFMRSLLGHAIAHV; this comes from the coding sequence ATGAACTTTGACAGCGTGATTGCAGATTTGGATGCCCGCACGGCTGAAGCAGTGGCATTCTATTGGCAGACACGCCAGCGGCAAGCGTCGAAGGAGGCGCCGCGAGATAAAAGCACTCAAGGCCGCCGCCCTGCGGTCACTGGTGGCGCCCAGATGGATCGCTTCCTGGAGTTCATTGCAGATTACCTGATAAAGGTCGGCATTCCGCCATGCTCGATTCATTTTGAAAGCCGGCTGGAATTACCCGGTTTCTTTCGCCCCACCAAGAAGTGGGACCTTGTGGTGGTCAAGAATGACCAGTTATTGGTCGCGCTTGAAGCGAAGTCCCAAGTCGGCTCTTTTGGGAACAACTTCAATAACCGCACCGAGGAGGCGATGGGCTCGGCCCTCGATCTTTGGACCGCATTCCGGGAAAGGGCCTTCAACCCCTCAGTGTCGCCTTGGTTGGGGTACCTCTTTCTCCTGCAGGATTGCGAGGCATCGCGCCGCGCAGTCATGACGGAAGAGCCGCATTTTCCGGTTTTCCCAGAATTCAAGAACTCCTCTTACGCCACGCGATACGAGTGGTTTTGCCGGAAGCTGGTGCGCGAGCGGCATTACACCGCCTCCGCTTTCTTGCTCTCCAAAGACGATCAGGGCCGCAACGGGCAATACACCCAGCCAGCATCTGATTTGACGATCCAGCATTTCATGCGGTCCCTTCTTGGCCATGCAATCGCACACGTTTAA
- a CDS encoding SLC26A/SulP transporter family protein, translated as MMSAPPATASPGNAMNDIWGGLAAMLVALPSSIAFGIAIYLALGREFLAQGVMAGILGAAVLGLVAPALGGAPRLITAPCAPAAAVLGTLALHLTHEAGYPPAQAAAMLGLVGLIAGVLQIFFGSIGAGKVIKYIPYPVVSGYLTGVGIYIFLGQLPKFLGATGKSPFAVLLHPASWNGAAVAVGALTIVGMVGAKKITQKIPGAIIGLTAGLTAYGLLALAMPELRTFAKSNPLIIGPLFTEGGLEAGFWGERLRLWAAMPLARLQEAIMPALTLAVLLSIDTLKTCVVMDTLTRSRHNSNRELLGQGTANLLSSLAGGLPGAGTMGATLVNLNSGGRTRLSGVYAGAFVIAAAVLLGNALGWIPLAALAGILMVVACRMMDWHSFHLLRQRATVLDFAVIATVAIIAQFSLIAATGAGLALAILLFLREQMRGSVIRRKIHGHQISSKQYRLPAEKECLLQYGHLTTVCELQGSLFFGNTEKLYNELEPDLKMSRRVILDFRRVQSVDFTAAHMLEQMALTLRDRGGQLAFSGVPEHLPTGQNLRTYLEQVEVVGPQHPVPIFDTLDEALAWAEDGILAEQRLLAAGNDPPLELPEIELLREFEADHTLGALGQCVEQRTCAAGEVIFRQGEPGDELFLIRQGQVRISLPLEGGQHHLIATFGRGNFFGEVAFLDRGLRSADAVAATPTQLYVISRRRFDELSRANPILGVKLFARLARGLAIRLRYTDAELRALKET; from the coding sequence ATGATGTCTGCGCCGCCAGCCACCGCCAGCCCGGGCAACGCCATGAACGATATATGGGGAGGGCTCGCTGCCATGCTCGTGGCGTTGCCTTCCTCCATCGCCTTTGGCATCGCCATCTATCTGGCGCTGGGACGCGAGTTTCTGGCGCAAGGGGTGATGGCGGGCATTCTGGGCGCCGCCGTTCTGGGCTTGGTGGCGCCCGCCTTGGGCGGCGCTCCCCGGCTGATTACTGCGCCGTGCGCCCCCGCCGCCGCGGTTTTGGGCACCTTGGCGCTGCACCTCACGCACGAAGCTGGTTATCCGCCCGCGCAAGCCGCCGCCATGCTCGGGCTGGTGGGCCTCATCGCCGGCGTTCTCCAAATATTTTTCGGCAGCATCGGCGCCGGCAAGGTTATCAAGTATATCCCGTATCCCGTGGTCAGCGGCTATCTGACGGGTGTCGGCATCTATATTTTCCTTGGTCAACTCCCCAAATTTCTCGGTGCCACTGGCAAGTCCCCCTTTGCCGTGCTCCTGCACCCTGCAAGCTGGAATGGGGCGGCCGTGGCGGTGGGCGCCCTGACCATCGTGGGCATGGTGGGGGCTAAAAAAATCACGCAGAAGATTCCCGGCGCAATCATCGGCCTGACCGCCGGTCTGACCGCCTATGGTTTGCTGGCACTGGCCATGCCGGAATTGCGCACTTTTGCCAAAAGCAACCCGCTGATTATCGGCCCGCTGTTCACCGAAGGCGGCCTCGAGGCCGGTTTTTGGGGGGAACGCCTCCGCCTGTGGGCCGCCATGCCGCTGGCCCGGTTGCAGGAGGCCATCATGCCGGCATTGACCCTGGCCGTTTTGCTTTCCATAGACACGCTGAAAACGTGTGTGGTCATGGATACCCTCACCCGCAGCCGTCACAACTCCAACCGCGAGCTACTGGGCCAGGGCACGGCCAACCTGCTGTCCTCGCTGGCCGGCGGCCTGCCCGGCGCTGGCACCATGGGCGCCACCCTGGTCAACCTCAACAGCGGCGGACGCACCCGCCTGAGTGGCGTATATGCCGGCGCGTTCGTGATTGCTGCGGCGGTTTTGCTGGGCAACGCCCTCGGCTGGATTCCCCTCGCCGCCCTGGCCGGCATCCTGATGGTGGTGGCCTGCCGCATGATGGACTGGCACAGCTTCCACCTGCTCAGGCAACGCGCCACCGTGCTGGATTTTGCCGTCATCGCCACCGTGGCCATCATCGCGCAATTCAGCCTCATCGCCGCCACCGGCGCCGGCCTGGCCCTGGCCATCCTGCTTTTCCTGCGCGAGCAAATGCGCGGCTCGGTCATCCGCCGCAAAATCCACGGCCATCAAATCTCCTCCAAACAATACCGCCTGCCCGCCGAAAAAGAATGCCTGCTGCAATACGGCCATCTCACCACCGTTTGCGAGCTGCAAGGCAGCCTGTTCTTTGGCAATACCGAGAAATTGTACAATGAGCTGGAGCCGGATTTGAAAATGAGCCGCCGCGTGATTTTGGACTTTCGCCGGGTGCAATCCGTGGATTTCACCGCCGCGCACATGCTCGAACAAATGGCCCTGACCCTGCGGGACCGTGGCGGGCAGCTTGCGTTTAGCGGCGTGCCCGAACACCTGCCCACCGGCCAGAATCTCCGGACTTACCTGGAGCAGGTGGAAGTGGTGGGCCCCCAGCATCCCGTGCCCATTTTTGACACGCTGGATGAAGCCCTGGCCTGGGCCGAGGATGGCATCCTGGCCGAACAACGCCTCCTGGCCGCCGGCAATGACCCCCCCTTGGAATTGCCGGAAATTGAATTGCTCCGGGAATTTGAAGCAGACCACACCCTGGGCGCCCTGGGCCAATGTGTCGAGCAACGCACCTGCGCGGCGGGCGAGGTCATCTTTCGCCAGGGCGAGCCGGGCGATGAATTATTCCTCATCCGTCAGGGACAAGTGCGCATCAGCCTGCCGTTGGAAGGCGGCCAACATCACCTCATCGCCACCTTTGGCCGCGGCAATTTCTTTGGGGAAGTGGCTTTTCTGGACCGCGGCCTGCGCTCGGCCGATGCCGTCGCCGCCACCCCCACCCAGCTTTACGTCATCTCCCGCCGCCGGTTTGACGAGCTTTCCCGGGCCAATCCCATCCTGGGCGTTAAACTCTTTGCCCGGCTGGCGCGCGGCCTGGCCATTCGCCTGCGTTACACGGACGCCGAATTGCGGGCGCTTAAAGAGACGTGA
- a CDS encoding Gfo/Idh/MocA family protein, giving the protein MKKLKVAVVGTGALGKEHARIYAELAAAGMVELVGVYDTHREVAAQVAAKCGVPVLASVEAALAAAEALSIVTPTVTHYALARQALEAGRHCLVEKPMTDQAAQAAELVELAARRHCILQVGHVERFNPVFAYLQKAATEPRFIETHRLSPYPKRSMDIGVVLDLMIHDLDVVLAFVPSPVTAVDAVGVSVLSQTEDIANARLRFANGCVANLTVSRVSPERMRKIRVFSGGPQPSYISLDYRAQEGFIYRLARAEEQESSLLKKLLAGKEATLVSEFAGRRIVREPVPIEKGEPLRLELEHFVRCAQAGREPAVSGAMAKRALDLALEITRQIQQQGARA; this is encoded by the coding sequence ATGAAGAAACTTAAAGTGGCCGTTGTGGGCACCGGGGCGCTCGGCAAGGAACACGCCCGTATTTACGCCGAGCTGGCCGCGGCCGGCATGGTGGAGTTGGTGGGTGTTTATGATACCCACCGCGAGGTGGCCGCGCAGGTGGCGGCCAAATGCGGCGTGCCGGTGCTGGCTTCGGTGGAAGCCGCCCTGGCCGCCGCTGAGGCCCTGAGCATTGTCACCCCCACAGTCACCCATTATGCCCTGGCCCGTCAGGCGTTGGAGGCCGGCCGCCATTGTCTGGTGGAAAAACCGATGACGGACCAGGCCGCGCAGGCCGCCGAGCTGGTGGAACTGGCCGCGCGGCGCCATTGCATTCTGCAGGTGGGCCACGTGGAGCGGTTTAATCCCGTGTTTGCCTACCTGCAAAAGGCTGCCACCGAGCCGCGCTTCATCGAGACGCATCGCCTTTCGCCGTATCCCAAACGGAGCATGGACATTGGGGTGGTGCTCGACCTGATGATTCATGACTTGGATGTCGTGCTGGCCTTTGTGCCTTCGCCCGTGACGGCGGTGGACGCCGTCGGTGTCTCCGTGCTCAGCCAAACCGAGGACATTGCCAATGCCCGCCTGCGCTTTGCCAACGGCTGCGTGGCCAACCTCACCGTCAGCCGCGTCAGCCCCGAGCGGATGCGGAAAATCCGCGTCTTCAGCGGCGGGCCGCAGCCCAGTTACATTTCGCTCGATTACCGCGCCCAGGAGGGATTCATCTACCGGCTGGCCCGCGCGGAGGAGCAGGAGAGTTCGCTGCTCAAAAAGTTGCTGGCGGGCAAGGAGGCGACGCTGGTGAGTGAATTTGCCGGGCGGCGCATCGTGCGCGAGCCGGTGCCCATTGAAAAAGGCGAACCGCTGCGGCTGGAGCTGGAGCATTTTGTCCGCTGCGCTCAGGCGGGACGCGAGCCCGCGGTGAGTGGCGCCATGGCCAAGCGGGCGCTGGATTTGGCCTTGGAAATCACCCGGCAGATTCAACAACAAGGCGCGCGCGCCTGA